The Hymenobacter sp. DG01 sequence GCTACGAAATCAACATGCTGCGCTGCATCTTCTGCGGCCTTTGCGAGGAGGCTTGCCCGAAAGCGGCCGTGTACCTGCAGCCCGACAAAATTGCTCCCCCACGCTACGAGCGGGATGAGTTTGTTTACGGTAAGGACCGCCTGGTAGAGCCGGTGTCGCCGGATGCGCGCTCGGTGCGCGGCATTCAGCTGACGCCGGAGCAGGCGAACGCGCTGCGTAATAAACTGGCGCAGCAACCGGCTTAAACGGTAGCGCGAAGCTCCAGCTTCGCGTTTCGGAGGATGGCGGCTACCCGTCGTCACAACGAAAATCGTTCAACGACACGCGAAGCTGGAGCTTCGCGCCACAGGTATCCCAATGTCTCCACTCTTTCTCTTCCTGACTTTTGTGGCGCTGCTGAGCGCGCTGGGGGTAGTATTTGCCAAAAACCCGGTACACAGCGTGCTGTTCCTTATCCTGACGTTCTTTGCCTTATCGGGTCATTACCTGCTGTTAAACGCGCAGTTTCTGGCGGCCGTGAACATTATCGTGTATGCAGGCGCTATCATGGTGCTGTTCCTGTTTGTGATTATGTTCCTGAACCTGAACGTGGACACGGAGCCTCACAAGCCGGCCCTGGCCAAGATTGCCGCCGCTGTTGCCGGCGGTTCTCTGCTGCTTATTCTGGTAGCAGCCCTCAAGGACGTACAGCCCACCGGTGTTCCT is a genomic window containing:
- a CDS encoding NADH-quinone oxidoreductase subunit J — translated: MSPLFLFLTFVALLSALGVVFAKNPVHSVLFLILTFFALSGHYLLLNAQFLAAVNIIVYAGAIMVLFLFVIMFLNLNVDTEPHKPALAKIAAAVAGGSLLLILVAALKDVQPTGVPLDASFDSQIGMVDRLGLVLYQQYLLPFELASVLFLVAMVGAVMLGKREAGERNF